GATGGATCACATCGAAGAGGTCTGCTGCCGAGAAAGGTAACGCTGTTTGCGGGTTCATCCTCGCGGCGGGAGCTCCAGGCCAAACGCCGAACTCCGCGGCGAGGGTGGCCTATGTGGCCTCGCCGCGGCAGCTGAGAATTACTACGAACTTCCGCATGATGCGGATTACGTTAGGTCACCGTTCAGTCACGAGCCAGCGGATTCGGCCGACTTCTCAGATTCCGAGACGCAAAACTCAGTTGCTGGACTGTGCGAGACTGCCCGGGTGAGCGCGCCCCCCGACGTACCTCCATTGGTCACCCGCGCCTTGGAGCTGTCCAGGCAAGAGGGATTCATCACCGCGACCCGCCACGAGACCGGCAGACTGCTCGCCACGCTCTCCGCCTCGCGGGCAGGCACCCTCGCGGAACTGGGCACCGGTTGCGGTGTCGGGTCGGCATGGATCAGCAGCGGTACGCGTGGCGACGCTCACGTCGTGACGGCCGAGGTCGATCCGTCGCTGGCGGAGAAGGTGCAGGAGATCTTCGCCGAGGTCCCCGAGGTCGAGGTGATCGCCGGCGACTGGACGACGCTCGAGCAGTACGCGCCGTTCTCGCTGCTGTTCGTCGACGTACGCGACGTCAAGGGCAGTGTCGAGGCGGTGTGCGATCTGATGGAGCCCGGCGGTGTCGTCGTGCTCGATGACTTCACCCCGTGCGAGTCGTGGCCGCCGATCTTCGAAGGGCGGGTCGACGTGATGCGCGAGCAATGGCTCAGCGACGAGCGCTTCACGGCCGTCGAGGTGATGGTCTCCCCCGACTCATCGGTGTTGCTCGCGACCCGTCGCTGAGCCAAGACACCTCATCTCGGCAGACGCTCGACGTCAGCTCGCCTCGGGTCGCGGGGCCTCGCCGACCCGCGCGTGCCGCGAGATGAGGTCGGCGTACCACCGAGCGCTCGACTTCGGCAGCCGGCGTTGGTCGTCGTAGTCGACGTAGACGATCCCGAACCGCTTCGTGTAGCCGTACGCCCACTCGAAGTTGTCCAGCAGCGACCAGACGAAGTAGCCCCCGACGGGGGCACCCGCCTCGATGGCGTCGCCGACGGCGGCGATGTGGCGCGCGAGGTACTCCACTCGCATCGGATCATGGACCCGGCCGTCTCCGTCGACCCGGTCGTCGTACGCGGCGCCGTTCTCGGTCACCAAGAGCTCGACGGCCGGCGCCTGGCGGTGTACGCGCAGCAGCAGGTCGGTGAGCCCACGCGGGTCGATGCTCCACCCCATCACGGTGTACGGCCCGGGCTGGCGGGGGAACTCGATGTCATCGGAGGCCGGCCAGGCGGATGACTCGCCGTCACCGTGTCCGTCGGCCTCTTCGCGAGGTGCGGCACCGTCGTACGCGCGTACGACGGTCGGACTGTAGTAGTTCACGCCGACGACGTCGAGCGGTCGACAGATCATGTCGAGATCGCCGTCGCGGACGAACGACCAGTCGGTGACGCTTTGCGTCTCATCCACGACGTCGGCCGGATAACGACCGTCGAGCATCGGGTCGAGGAAGACGCGGTTCTGTAGACCGTCGACCCGTCTCGCCGCCGCCGTGTCGCTATCGGCCAGCGTCTCCGGACGAACGGACGCCAGGTTGAGGGTGACGCCGACCTTCGCGTTCGGTGCGTACGCCCGGATCGACTCGACGGCGAGGCCGTGCGCGAGGTTGAGGTGATGCACGGCTGCGAGTGCGTCCGCGGGGTCGGTGCGCCCGGGCGCATGTACTCCACTGGCATATCCGAGATACGCCGAACACCATGGCTCGTTGACGGTGATGAACGTGCCGACGCGGTCACCGAGCCGCTCCGCGACGACGGCCGCGTACTCGCCGAAACGCTCAGCCGTCTCGCGCCGGGGCCAACCGCCCGCGTCCTCGAGCCGCTGCGGCAGATCCCAGTGGTAGAGGGTCACCACGGGATCGATTCCCGCGTCGAGTAACGCGTCGGTGAGCCTCGCGTAGAAGTCGAGACCCTTCGGGTTCACCGGGCCGAGGCGGGTCTCGTCGACGTCCGGCGTGACCCGCGGCCAGGAGATGGAGAAGCGGTACGCGTCGAGGCCGAGCTCGCGCATCAGCCGTACGTCCTCGAGGT
The sequence above is drawn from the Nocardioidaceae bacterium SCSIO 66511 genome and encodes:
- a CDS encoding class I SAM-dependent methyltransferase, with translation MSAPPDVPPLVTRALELSRQEGFITATRHETGRLLATLSASRAGTLAELGTGCGVGSAWISSGTRGDAHVVTAEVDPSLAEKVQEIFAEVPEVEVIAGDWTTLEQYAPFSLLFVDVRDVKGSVEAVCDLMEPGGVVVLDDFTPCESWPPIFEGRVDVMREQWLSDERFTAVEVMVSPDSSVLLATRR
- a CDS encoding GH1 family beta-glucosidase encodes the protein MTTRQTAETAATAGVESAFPTGFVWGAATASYQIEGAVRTDGRSPSIWDTFSHTPGQVLRDHNGDIACDHYNRYLEDVRLMRELGLDAYRFSISWPRVTPDVDETRLGPVNPKGLDFYARLTDALLDAGIDPVVTLYHWDLPQRLEDAGGWPRRETAERFGEYAAVVAERLGDRVGTFITVNEPWCSAYLGYASGVHAPGRTDPADALAAVHHLNLAHGLAVESIRAYAPNAKVGVTLNLASVRPETLADSDTAAARRVDGLQNRVFLDPMLDGRYPADVVDETQSVTDWSFVRDGDLDMICRPLDVVGVNYYSPTVVRAYDGAAPREEADGHGDGESSAWPASDDIEFPRQPGPYTVMGWSIDPRGLTDLLLRVHRQAPAVELLVTENGAAYDDRVDGDGRVHDPMRVEYLARHIAAVGDAIEAGAPVGGYFVWSLLDNFEWAYGYTKRFGIVYVDYDDQRRLPKSSARWYADLISRHARVGEAPRPEAS